Proteins from one Deinococcus seoulensis genomic window:
- a CDS encoding TRAP transporter substrate-binding protein, which translates to MTRHAANARTLTRATVLLSLLALPSQAHAQAKITLRAADIQPENYPTVVGLKAMADYLKKTSNGRIELQVFSGGQLGDERSTIEQTKLGVLDIVRVSSAPIAQAYPPMGVYSLPFLFRDSTHQWKVLNGAVGKELLAGLEGAGFIGLAYYDSGTRSFYTTKKPIRTPADLKGLRIRTQQNEVVLDMMSALQARPVPLSMGEVYSSLQTSAIDGAENNYPSYGPSGARHFEVARYYSLTEHNSVPEVVMMSKVRWDKLSPADQRLIRVAAAQSVAVERKAWNALTAESRAAIQKAGVTITKVDRSAFQKAMAPVYEKYRKVYGTLIERIQDVR; encoded by the coding sequence GTGACCCGCCACGCTGCGAATGCCCGCACCCTGACGCGGGCGACGGTCCTGCTCTCGCTGCTGGCGCTGCCCTCGCAGGCGCACGCGCAGGCGAAGATCACGCTGCGGGCCGCCGACATCCAGCCCGAGAACTACCCCACGGTGGTGGGCCTGAAAGCCATGGCGGACTACCTGAAGAAGACCAGCAACGGCCGCATCGAGTTGCAGGTGTTCTCGGGCGGGCAACTGGGCGACGAGCGTTCCACCATCGAACAGACCAAACTGGGCGTGCTGGACATCGTTCGCGTATCCTCCGCGCCGATCGCGCAGGCCTACCCGCCGATGGGCGTGTACAGCCTGCCGTTCCTGTTCCGCGACTCCACGCACCAGTGGAAGGTCCTGAACGGCGCGGTCGGCAAGGAACTGCTGGCCGGACTGGAAGGCGCGGGCTTCATCGGACTGGCGTACTACGACTCGGGCACGCGGTCGTTCTACACCACGAAAAAACCCATCCGCACGCCCGCCGACCTCAAGGGCCTGCGCATCCGCACGCAGCAGAACGAGGTCGTGCTGGACATGATGTCCGCCCTGCAGGCCCGCCCGGTCCCGCTCTCGATGGGCGAGGTGTACTCCAGCCTTCAGACGAGCGCCATCGACGGCGCCGAGAACAACTACCCGTCGTACGGGCCGTCCGGCGCGCGGCACTTCGAGGTGGCCCGCTACTACTCGCTGACCGAGCACAACTCGGTCCCCGAGGTCGTCATGATGAGCAAGGTCCGCTGGGACAAACTCAGTCCCGCCGATCAGCGCCTGATCCGCGTGGCCGCCGCGCAGAGCGTCGCGGTGGAACGCAAGGCCTGGAACGCCCTGACCGCCGAGAGCCGCGCCGCCATCCAGAAGGCCGGCGTGACCATCACCAAGGTTGACCGCAGCGCCTTCCAGAAGGCCATGGCCCCGGTGTACGAGAAGTACCGCAAGGTGTACGGCACCCTGATCGAACGCATTCAGGACGTGCGCTGA